ACATGATGTGTTAAGTGCTCGCTGGACTCCTACTGATTTCAACTGCTAGATCTAAACAACCGATTAATACACCTTCTATTTTCTGCTATCTATACAAAAAGCAATACTCATCTCAACTACTAGATCTAATCATGGATCTCTAGAAGTGATGCACGTCTATCTGCAACAGAAGTAGGGAGAGATGGCAATTTGAGAGAGATGGAAGAGTGGGGAACATAACCACGACATCATACCTGGGACAAGACAGTGCAACAGCCACCGACATTGAAGTAGCTCTCGTGCTTCTCATGTCCTCCTGCctttctccccttctcctccgtGCAAGGAACTTGGACTAGAGAAAGAACTGGATCTAGGGTAGGGTTACGAGAGAAATTATGATTTGTTTTTGGGGAGAAAGAGAGGAAGGGGGAGAGAAAGAGGGGCGGGGAGCTGAGAGAGCCAGAGAGTTCACCGGCGATGAGTTGTTGCGGCCGTCGGCGTGCGGGAGGAAGAACGCCACGGGGAGAGGGAGGCGTGCGTGAGTCGTGGCCTCACGGCCGGCCGTGCACAGGCTCTCGCAAACACTAGCCGCCCGTGGAACGGTGGCGGTTGGGGCACGGAGGCGGCCTGGGGGACGTAGGCGGTTACGGGAGAATGGCGGAGATCAGAGAAGGTGGAGGTAGCGCACAAAGCTGGCGTCAACAGAGAAAAATTGAGTTTTTTATGTAAACATTATATAACAAAAATAAGTTACCATGCACAATTGTAGAATTTTCTGACAAAATTTAGAATTATTGCAATTATTTTATGGTAATTTAGGAATATAAGGATGAATTATCCCTAGCAAACAAATGTTTTTCCCCAAAAAACTATGGGATATGGGATAGAGTGAAATGTATATgcataaatattttttttttattttttttgaaatatatTTGAAGCACGCATAGTTCCATTTGGAATTTGTTTCGGTAAGTACGCAGAAATTCATTTAAATGATAGAAAATATCAAATAGGTTCTAAAGATTTTAAACAACaattttgaaaatttaaattttaaaattagaGAACTTCGAACATCATTTTGATCAGGTaagtgatttcaaatgaaaaagtcgtcAACTCACATATATAAATAGTCtcacacacgtacataaatagtctcacacacatacatggatatagtctcacacacatacatacatacatatatatatatatatatatatatatatatatatatatatatatatagtcccaCAAATACACACACTTATATAAAACATACTACATCTTGAACAACTTGCCTGTAACAACTTTTccctttgacaccttttcgttcccatggcaatatgtctttgggtcgGTTCTTTTCCACAGCACTCATCTTTTTAGGAAAGTGCGTGAGATGAGTAAAAAACACATCCAATTTTGTTGAAAAGTAAAATGCAAAGGCGTCCCACGTATGTATACAGATCGCACGTTATATGGACGACTGAGAAGAACATCAACGTACACACCGAATATATAGACGTAGCTTGACACAACATGCAACACAAGGTATAGGTAGATGATTTGGGGCGGCCGGGCGGGCACGTGCGGATGCATTTTTTTCCCATCACTAATTAACGTGACATTCCCTGGTTGACTTGGGGCGGGACGGTTGCCTTTCTGCCGTCCCATCCTGCATAAATTAACACACGAGTCACACTGGAGACCGGCCGTGGATACAATACATACATATACACCTTGAAGTCAGGGATACAAATCGGTTTATTTGTGAACCCGTAAAGGAactcgaaaaaaaaaactaagccTATTTATATTATATATCTGTATGTATTACGTACCGTTGGCCATGTCGAAGCCGCGGGCCTTGAGCTCACGGTACTCCTGGCAGAGCGCCAAGGGCCGGCAGCACCAGTGGACGCAGCAGTCCCCGCAGGGCTCCTCCGGGAGCCCGTACTGCGACCGCAGCTTGGAGCGGAAGGTGTAGGTGTAGAGGCAACCTAGCCCCGTCGCCGCATCAATCAGAATGTACAGCGCCGCGGCCAAGCAGCACGCTTGGGTTTGTTATTGGGTTCGTCGTCCGCCGCCGCCGGATCGGACCGAGAGTCAGTTAGTATGTACGTACCGcgagtgtgtgtatatatattgaCGGAGAAACTTACAGGTTTCTCCCATGTCGACGATTTCAGCGATCCTCCCCACGGTGACGCATGGGCAGCACAACGTCAGGAAGCCTGCAGCACGGGCATGACGACTAAGGTCGTGCGAAGCTCACAGACAATGTATTATATGCAAGACTAATTTGCTTACAGCCTCCGACGTCGGCAAAGCAGGCGCAGAGGCCGGAGGACCAGGCGCCCACCCGCGAGTTCCCCTGCACGCCCATGGGGTTGTTGGTGCTGTCCATGGCGAACCACCGACCTCAACTCGATCCGCGTCTGGGAGGGATGCTGCAGTGTGATTCTGAGCCAACAAGGGCGCGGTCCGGGTGTACATTTAAGCAAACGTCGGACAGGCACAGCTAGCTAGCACTGGCCCCAGCCACCAGGTAAGACGAGTCCACTCCAGCCAGTGTCACACGGCTTCTTGCTGGAATATTATTGATGTATATGTGTCGACGCCGAATAGAGGTCACTGTTGTTGAAACTAAAACAGTTTAGGAGAGATTGAATTTGGACTTGGAAAACAATTAGAAGCGCAAAAAGGGATCAAATTTGCACAATTGAGCAAAAACTAGATAAAATCAGCATAGGCCGGTTTCTCTGTTCACGGGGCCAGCAACAGGCCAAACCGGCTGAGGCCGGTTCTGTTAGCCTTGCCAAGCTGGTTTCGCTTGTCCGAGTGCATATCTTCTTAAATTGGATTCAAACTCTTCTAAACTAATGGGAAACATATAGATTGCAACATTGAAAGATTTACTGCTAAGATAAGAccacaccatatatatatagacacgcACGAGAGGATCACGTTCGACTAAGGTTATCCGTACACTATGGACACAAAATTAATCTACTACTCATTTTTATCTCTTCTAACCCCTTGCTGTCCAGCGTCACTCTCGATGGGAGTTGTTGGCGTTCTAGATGGCCTTGCCAATTCTAAGGCAGACTCGACGTTCCCCTCCCTGACAAGTCTTCCAAGAAGGTTTTCGCGAGCTTTTTGGGCGAAGAACAAGCATCAAATCTGCTTGGCCGACATGCTGGTTGGCCTTGCTGCATTTGGCCTCGGACGTGCTAGCCCTTGATGGTACGTGACCCTAATAGGCGTCAAAAGTCACGCACCAATAACGGCTACCACGCTTGAGGTCTCACATTGCCGAACACGCAGCGGAGATGTCAAAACAGTGAGAAGGTTACATAGAAACGCCAAAAGATCTCGTCAAGAGAGGCGCTGGATAGCACAGAAGGTTAGAAGAGCTAAATGGTAAAAAAGGGGGTAGTTGATTTATTTTGATCAGTTGTGTATGGTTGGTACCTCAATCcgtcataatcttctgatatatAGAGAGATGTGGTCTTATCCCAATCCAAAGTCGAGATCTATTAGTGTCCCACAACATAGTCACTGTGAATTAGCAAAAATTTCATTCTTGTTGTCTCTACTTGTTCCCCAAACTCGAATATAAGTACCTATGACTTTTCGGCTATAAACATATGCCCCCTATTTTTAAAGTGAAGCATATGCAAATTTTCAAAACACATAAAAGCAAAGCAATGATGTCAAGTCATCAGCTATTTTGTTCCAAGGGCGATCCATGCATGATCCCTATTTATTCTAAGGGTGATATTAAATATCGGTCATTGTTTGGATAAtacttaggcttcttgccaaacactcGGAAAGTATTTCTTCAAATACCTCCTGTTAATTTCTCTCAGGAGAAGgtcaccttgcaatgtctctgGCATATATGAATTCCCAAATACAAGTTTAATCACCTTGTATAGACCCTCCTAGCTTGgagaccacttgccaaacttgtaGCTCGTTATCCCAAGTGGTAGAATAGTTTTCCACACTTATTCCATAACTTAGAAAGATTTGCCTTTTTACTTTCTTATTATAGGTCTAGGCAACTCAAGCTTTGTCTCGTtcaatatccttcaaagctttaGTTCTTTTATCGGTCACCTCATTGATATTATCTATCATTGCATCATGACACATAGGTCATTTTATTTAGCCAATCTATATGCATCCAGATTTACTTCAATGAGCAACACATCTGCTTGTCTATATACCTGCTCAAAAGGAGTAACTTTAGTTGCACCATGTCTATATGTGCGATgagcccatagagcttcagacaAAACCCCATGCCATCTGTTGGGATTGTCCTCAATCTTCTTTCTGATGAGCTTGATCAAAATCTTATTACTTCACTCAGCTTGGCCATTAGCTTGATCATAATATGGAGATGAAATGAggaacttgatcttatataattagGCAAAATCCTATACCTCCTTTGACATAAAAGGCGTCCCTTGATTCAtagttaatgtttgagggatgACAAATCTAAGTATTATATTCTTAGTGATGAACTCAGCTACCTCCTTATCTATCATAGTTTCAAGGGCACAACTTTGGTCCAATTTTAAAGTAATCCATGGCAACCAAGATGAAACAATGTCCCTTTGGTGATGAGGGATGAATTTAGCCAAAGAAATCTTGCCCCCAACCGTGAGATGACCATGGCTTGATAATAGGATGCATCGTCGCAGCAGGCACCGGCAAAATATTACCAAACCATTAGCACTCTTTGCATCCCTTGTAGTAACGGAAACAATCGGCGATCATAGCAGGCCAATAGAAATCAGCCCAACGtaataaccacttcatcttcggTGTTGATTGATCCATGCCACAAGTTCCTTCATGAACTTCTCCCACATCGACCTTTGCTTGCTCAAATCCAATCACTTATGAAACAAATCTTTGGCAGTTCTTTGATATGATTCATTCTTGTGCAACACAAACTTAAATGCACTCCGCCAAACACTTTTATCTACTTTAACATTTGGATAACGTAaatagcactactacacaaatcatTTTGAGACTGCCCTCAGATTTTTGTGTGTGTTAATTATAGATTTCAATTAATGTTTAGTTGTATGTAATCTGCGATGAAATCTTCAAGTGTGTACATTTGAGCTAGTTATGAGCTGGTTTTCATTGCACATTCAAAGATTGTGATGAAGCTCTATACTTTTAGATGATGTAGTTTATATTTCCCAAAAGAGaagatatatatacatgcatgcaccACTATCTCATTTTGATGTGTCTTAATATTTGTTTCCACTACATACAAGGTTAATTGGCATGTAaaggtcggaatggatgtaccagaTATCGATGATATCACATCCTTTCATAGAACAAGTGACAAAGTTTTTTGACACTACTTGAAAGCATACTTTGAGTGTAAATCGACAGGGAatcatatgtccatgttctcacaACAAGAATGAGTGTGTCTAGTTGCTAGAAGGCGGTGATGTCAAATCTCACTTGATCCAGTGGGGTTTCATTGAGGGATACACAATTTGGATGT
The sequence above is drawn from the Miscanthus floridulus cultivar M001 chromosome 15, ASM1932011v1, whole genome shotgun sequence genome and encodes:
- the LOC136509272 gene encoding cell number regulator 2-like, which codes for MDSTNNPMGVQGNSRVGAWSSGLCACFADVGGCFLTLCCPCVTVGRIAEIVDMGETSCCLAAALYILIDAATGLGCLYTYTFRSKLRSQYGLPEEPCGDCCVHWCCRPLALCQEYRELKARGFDMANGWDGRKATVPPQVNQGMSR